Genomic window (Cardiocondyla obscurior isolate alpha-2009 linkage group LG06, Cobs3.1, whole genome shotgun sequence):
GGCTCCGCGTCCAGCTGATTTATCGCGACGTTGTTACTCGGTATCGGTAAAATCCGAGCTGGTCAGCGGCGAGATACTgtggggggagggggggcAGGTTCTCGTTAACGGCGCCGGCGAAAAGATCAAACGGGAAGGCTCGGAAAAGATTAAAATGATACTAACGTGTTCGCGTGATATCAAGCGACATTAGGGGCCTTGAGAGCTTCCGCGGAGAAGCGATCGACTTCAGCCTTGACAATAAACACACGAACATTCGTAAAAACCGTCGAGCGACCGCTTAAAAGCCCCGGCGACTTTCGCGGGCCGATAGAACTCGACGCGAACGGAAGACGGCTCGCGTTTCCCCGAGATAAGGTTCACGCCAACTTGACGTTAAGATCGCGATCGTGCCCGGCCAGGACCTTTGCTCCCGCTCACCGCGGTTGTGACAACGACTGCGAGGAATAGGCGAAGGACAGGGAGAAGAAAATCGATGTGCACCGGTCGCTCAAGATTATCGGCGTCAGATATCGCATTCCTCTTTACTTTCGATATTGTTTCAACGTTATTCGCGACAGCTTCGAGTTTCCACTCTTCCGCCTATATTTGACGCGAAACAAATCATTGGTTCGTTCGACCGTTATTTTACTACCTtacacgtttttattttattttattttatttttttttttaatacaagatatacttacttttttatttgaaaaaaaaaattgtaacttCGTAaggtaaaatgtaaaaagatcTTGCGATGCCTTGCCTAAGATAGTCGGAACGTGAAAGTTTGACCTTTCAAAAAGTCAGACCGACTTTTGCGTTACACGTTTCATTTTACATCGTGCGCGTccgtgtctctctctctttctatcttagaaaatatttttctttatattaattcaaaaCGGGGCCACACACGCGCTCAAAATATCGCGGTTATAAAAGCAGGGTGAATTTTCCTCCCGTCAGCCCCCGCGATACGACGTAATTGGATTTGCAGAAAATAACAAGTCGACAGAGGTTGTATTTTGTGGCGGCGGCCGCCGTCGACTGACTAAAGTTTTACGTCGCTATCTGCTTCCCCTTTCGAGTCACGTAAGTGCACGTCCACGCGATTCTAGGGACTCGTTGTTCACCACCCAGGCTAACCGTTGGTCGCTCGGCGAACTGGGAAACTTTTCAACTCACAGTTAGGGTCGGCTAACTGCggcgttattttaattttcgataaaacATCCATCGCGCTGAAACTCGCTTCATCTCGCTGGAAGATTTTAAATAGCCTGCTTTATTTTAGTTGCCATAAAAATAGGCGGTGTAATAATCGGAATATTTTGTGTTGcctttgaataaattataaattaagttaattttttttatcgctcgcAGTTTTCagctttgatttttttttatgttatttttacgcgtGATGTGCGTAATGgattacttattatttttgatggaaaaaattatctttatggATAGTTTACGTGACGTTGCCTagaaaaccttttttttttttttttattaattaagctcCGGGGCATAACTTATACCACatgcaattttaaaaagcGCATGCACGTTAGATTCAAATCAGGAGCTCGCGGCacaaaattaaacaatgataAAGGGTTTGGTCGTTGACCTTTAAATGGCATTAGAGGCTGATAATATCATTAGGAATCACATAAATTACCATAATGCACGGTCGCTGGAAACGCAGGTCGATGCCAATCTTTCATAATTCCATTGAATTGCGTAATAACagacattatttaatatcgggAGGCTTGTGAAATTTGCCCCATTAGCCTAGCtcttgtttgaaaaaaaattctcaattttcAAGTAACCCGTGGAAGAGTGCACTTGATGATCCATTTCGGTTATTCGACTATCGTCCTCCTTTTCCAATTCAATCGCAAATGTTAGTTATCACAGTAAATCACAgtcgcatttaatttttttttttcccccgaaaACGAGGTGAAAGGTAGAGCGGTCCGAATCCATTTGTCTTGCCATTGATTCGATAATCTCAAACGTCCAAGCTTACTTTAACGATCGAAATCCCTCTGGAATATTTCGGCACGTTGCAAGCGATATTCTGTCAAACGCGAATGGAAACTAGCATTAATCCGCAATGTCGCTTTTAATTgctcggcaaaaaaaaaaaagaaaaaaaatagctcgAATCGGGCCGCGTGGCTTCGGTCGAAACAGCTTAGAGCCGGGAACAAAACAAAGAAGTGAattaaacgagaaaacgagcgGGCGGGGGGGAAGTTTGCGCAAAATCCTTCGGGTTTCATTAGTATTTCATCGCGCGAGTGCATAACGTAGGTTGTATAATTCTCAGAGCTTGTAATAATGAAAGCCCTGAGCATAATGGCCGCGAACGCAGAAAGAGTGAGTGCGCATCGACCTAGTCCGCGTCCTTCGTGAGATGTTAACGAGATGCTAATGCCGCGggcgtcgttttttttttttttgtgttttttttggttttttttcgGACTTAAACGGACGCGTTTGCGCGAAGCCAATTGAacgatgtaattaaattgcgcttgcgaaacatttttatcagatAATCCATCGTCGatgcgaaagaaagaaaatcaaatAGCTGTTGCTTGGGAAAATTGTTTCCGCCACCGTGCTGCTAAAAAAGCATGCAAGACCCCGAAGGCAAACTGAAAAGAATGAACATGTCGCTTCGCAACATTTGTACGTGTAAAGTTAAGTCGAGATAAATGGCCCGGGGAATGAAAAAGAAGTATGAATGGCGGAGAGCGCGGAGGAAGCAGCTTGTCCGGGGTTTTTCTTCGTACGGTAACGCAGCCATCGTGGGGCGCGACACGCGAATTGCGAGCCCAAGCGTGTTCGACGGCGAGAACAAAGAGGGATCGATACTCGACCGACGCCGGGCTGATGGCAGCGGCGGCGGTACGTTTCGTGTTTCGTTTCTCATTTCCGCGGCGGACAATGCTCCCGGCGATGCAAGGATCGAACGGTCGATGCAAGGGAGAGGGGGCCAAGCGATTTTAGCGCGGGAACCACCGGCGACCTAAGCTGGTTGCATCGATTCGCGAAGGCGTACGACAACCGCGAGGAACGGCTCCGTTTCTTCGCGACGGTTCGACGGAGAGAAATTCCACCGCGACTATCGAAGACGGTGCCGGGAGGTGAAAGCTCGTCGACAGCTGAATTCGCGAACTTTTTGACGAgccgcaaaaatatttaaagcgcGAGGTGATCGCGCGCCTGTCGATCGCAGAAAACGAGAGACCGAGATCGCGTAACGAGCGCGAAAATTTCGACAAGCGGACGGCGCTCAGACGTTTCTTTTGAAATTCCGGACGATGGCGGATGAAAGGAGACGCGCGGCAACTCGGTACACTCCGCGTACGTACTACCACGTGAACATGGCTGATGAACGATACTCGAGGGAGCTTCTCGTCGAGAGAGGAGGTGGAGGGACCGGTCGAACGTGCTGAAGCGTAGACTGCGGGAAAAGCCGCCTTACACCTTTCCACGTAACGCGGTCTTTCAAGACTAGGGTCATCTATAACCCTGGCCATTGGATTCTTATCGACCTGCCTGTCGTGCTGAATTTTTCAGTACGCACGTCGGGTTGATTGACCGCCGGCCGGATCCTTACGTACGGAGTTCTACGCCGCTCGTGATTCCGAGACTTCGCCGTATTTTCGACCACGTCGATTACCGgctcttctctctttcaaaGCGCCTTTCTCGGGCGCTTGTCGTGAGAAGGAACGGGCGACGCGGTGACTTTCCGCGCGGCCGATTCTAATCGTTCATTGTTCGTTCGCCGAAATGCATTCCGAAATCGAACGGCGCAGTTTAACAACGCGCGATCGTGAAAGGTCACGATGCTATCTTCCAGATGAGTCAGGGAATGTTTCTGCCGTACATAAATCATCCTATCGATCCTGAAATTGCATTCCGACCACTGAATATGTTATGTTGTCCTGTCTACAGTTtgtctaaattttttcttgttgtTCCGTCGCAGGTactttcaatatattttttttttccttcctcgaTATTTATAGTTTAATTGTTCTAAAACTGTTGGCGATTTCTTAATGTTACGTTAGATGAACTTATGACACACAGCCGGTCACGAACGGGTTTTTAAAAGCACGAGCGAGCGAAAAGGTATGGGTGATACTTCCGCATTGTGGAATGGCGCAGAATAAAAGCACGTGGATGCATGCAGTCGGtccttttaaatatttccagCTTGCAATCCGCACCTAGTTCTTCATTTGTATTCTCACAAGCTGCGACtggtaatttttaatacgagcACATGTTCCGCGTCGCCCGTAGGGCGCCAGAGGTTTTCATCGATTATCTTagatggaaaataataaaattcttcagCCTTGAGATTTGCATATCTCGAAGGCTGGGCGCATCGAAAATAACATGAAAATTACGGGCCACTCCTTCGATTATTAGCGTTCTCATACCGGTACTTTGCTTTTATTACGCTTATAACTGTACTTTTATAAACGGCTTCTTATATATACGCACAAAAATGTTATTCTTGCATACAAAAAACGGACGTACTACTTTTAATAcggttaattaagaaatttattcgaaCGACATCCCGCGTACACCTTTCGAATACTTCGCCTGTAATTTATCTTGCACGTTAAGTGTTTACTTTATATCGCAGTTTTTGTGACAATCTAGATTCGCTTCGGACGTATCATTTATCATGCAAAAGTAACATTTGAATTCCGCTGTTGCGTTTCGGTAACTTTACGTCCATGGGTCGTGGTATTATGTGACTCCCGCTCATATATCGTTGACAATTAAAGTCGAAACGATGAATGTTGTAAACAATACCGCTATCTGACACGAGATCACAATGTTTCGCGTTAAAACAGTCGGAACAAGTTGCCCTCCCTTCGACTCGCCGCATTTGAGCTTTTCGATACCGTCGCGAACTACGTTACGTCACGAACCACGTTTGTTGTTtctgggagaaaaaaaaaaaaaaaaaaaaaaaaaaaagaaattacctCCGCCATCACTTTAGCAATCTTCTAAAGGAGAAGTAAAACTAATTGCGATAGCGAGTCGTTTGTGGTGAACATCCAGACGACGATAGCTGATGACAGGCGTCTACCGCAAACGCGTCACTCGCGAAGTGTGAgcaaatattgttttttttttttctttttttattctcacgAGCGACTCCAAGACGATCATCTCGGCGGCAGCGGCGTCGTGGAGGATCACTTCTCAATCTGGTTCATCCAAATGAAGATTGCGCGACGATCCCTCATTTACCGTCTTTGCCATGGGTCACGTTTTTAGCGTACGGCATCCGTGAGTTCGTGCTCAGATAGAATTTCCCCCGGGACTTGGAATCGGCAGCGACGCCCATATAAGCTTCGGGTTTCCATACGCAATTCGCCAGGATCCCAGGTCGCCATTTCGGGCACCGGCTCGAGGGAAACCCGTAAGGGTTCTCCACCGACTCCGCGTAGTACCGCCAGGCTCGGTTGTGTCCACAGGTGactaaataaaaagaaagaaagaaaaagaaaaatagacgGTAACATCTCAGCGGGACTTTTGACTGTGACTTAGAAACGATTCGCGATATATCACggatattaagaaattaattaattaaaaaagcggCTCGAGTGCTGTGGAAAGGGGAGGAAGGAGGGGCTTAGGCGACGGTCGAAGTGCATTGCTCGGTGCGGAAACGAGTATGTCACTCACTGTATTGATTTATGAGCTTCCTGAAGCCCATGCGAACAATGCTCTTCAGATCGCAGCCGGGCTGTCGCCTGCCTCCGCCGTTTGGGTAAAAATCGACGTGGCCGAGCGGATGGGGAAACCCAAAGTTGCCGCCGTCCGTGTGAATGACGTCGACGAAGACGGCGTCGGCCCACGTCAAGTGGCCGTCGTCCCCGGTATTCATGTACAACGGATAAGCCGGGTCCAATCCGGTGATCCTGCCTATCTGAAAGCGCGTTCTCAACATACACACGTATATACAGCATGCGGTACGATCGCCGATATAGCGTTTCGATTGATACGCCCGACGCTAATGCGGTTCCCGATAATGCGGCCCTCGATTAGCCGAGCAACGCGGTGTGACTTGCGATCGCTATTAATGGATCCTGCGATGTCTCACCTTTCGCGGTGCCAGAGCCTTCCCCATGAAACCGGCGACTTCGGCGCCTAAGCTGAAGCCGATCACATGAATTTTGGATAAAGAGACCGCTTTTTGCGCGTCAAGCCAGCTTATCATGTGCGCCAAATAAGGCCCAACGACTTTGGTATTCCTCACCGCTGTTATGTACCACGGTAAAACCGCCAATTTCGGCcagtttattaatatcacgttATAGTGCCCACGACGCAGGTAGGCTGAAACAAAGAGTATATTcggattttaaaaattaatttttcgtaatttaattatacaagtaAAAGCTTTTTAATGTTCTCGTAcatgaagaaaagaaaaaaataaaataaaataaagtatttattcTTAGGAATTCAGGAAGATAGTAGAGAGTAAAAGTTTTAAAGCAAACACATAAATAAAACCGATTCTTTTGAGATCGCTGAAAAGTTAAATTGGATCGACTCGCGTATTGAAGAGCGCGGAGAACTTCGGAATTTACAGTGGCAAGTTATGGTGGCACTATTTGTCATCCTGACAGTACCCCTTGAGGTTTAGCAAGATAGATCCATGGATCATGTAGTTGTTAATGGATCCAGCCTACTACTAGCTCGCTTCGAACTTTACGagcggaaagaaaaacggaGGCACCGCGATGACtcttaaaaagttatttcgcaTGCAGGACGACATACCGCCGGGCCGCGCGCGCTTATCAAAAAGGTCGAAGCGCGACAGCGCATTTGTCATCATCGAATTTCagcgaaataaattcaaaatttatctCGAAACTTTTTCAGAGatttaaaacacaaaaaaaaatatatatatatgtagcTTATTGCACGTGAAATGCCTTTGAATTTAACAaagcgctttttttttcctcgcgcatTCACGCGATGCGTTTTGCACGAATAATCACGTCGCGTACGACGTGAATTATTGCTTTTTGATATTTGTGACATACATACCGTTTCGTACAGCAACAGGACCTTTCCCTGAACTACTATCGCTGTATCCGTGAACGTAAACGATAGTTGGATGTTTAACGTCGAAATTACTCTCCCACAATGTTTTGGCATCGTTAAAATCCAGTATATTTGGAAACGTTGGATTCCGCCTGTCGTGGATTAATGCGAAACGCAAGAAAAATGTCGCTATGATGAGCAGAATTTGTGGAAAATTCGATACGGTCGGTGGACCCGTCGATTTACAGACTATCGGAAAACTAATTTGACAAACGTTCAATCAACGGCTAATTAACCGGCTTATTCATTCGCACATCTAGATCTTTAGATCTTGCTAGTAGGTAACAAAGCGTCcggttaattataattaatttccgcTTAATATACTTGATCTTAAACAATACCGTGGCAGGAAAATTGGATTCTATTGAGGCGTTTGGTGTACGTTATTGCGTGACGGCGATTCTGATTCATGAGCGACGCGTACCTGGTGTACAATAGAAATTGGACGTCACGATTCAGCTGAATCGGGCAGCAATAGAAGCACGTGCCGGTGGGGAGCAGCGTCAGATGCAATATAGTGTCTCCTGCAACAAAAGTGAAGGGATGATACCTTCCAGCGGGCGATTTCACCCGATGAATTTTAatctcctccctcccccgatTACGTGGGACGCGAGATCCTCCGTCGGGGAATTACTCGCGAACGAATATTAAATCCAGCGTTTATTTTTGAACATTTATTTCCGTTTTCCCGGCCGACTCAGGGGGCTAGCTCGTGAATCCGTTTAACATACTTCGCGACCGACGCAACGACGTTATTTCGATCGGCGGTGCCGGTTCAATCCTCTCTACGCgttactttctttttgttattaaattgcaCGCGCATAATTCCGACGTCGGTAACGGCCGGCCTCGACCAATCGCCGCGGTCGTCGTCATTGAACCTGACGGTGGTCACGTTATG
Coding sequences:
- the LOC139103458 gene encoding pancreatic lipase-related protein 2-like produces the protein MLPSFLVPMLCHLYIVRRGDTILHLTLLPTGTCFYCCPIQLNRDVQFLLYTRRNPTFPNILDFNDAKTLWESNFDVKHPTIVYVHGYSDSSSGKGPVAVRNAYLRRGHYNVILINWPKLAVLPWYITAVRNTKVVGPYLAHMISWLDAQKAVSLSKIHVIGFSLGAEVAGFMGKALAPRKIGRITGLDPAYPLYMNTGDDGHLTWADAVFVDVIHTDGGNFGFPHPLGHVDFYPNGGGRRQPGCDLKSIVRMGFRKLINQYITCGHNRAWRYYAESVENPYGFPSSRCPKWRPGILANCVWKPEAYMGVAADSKSRGKFYLSTNSRMPYAKNVTHGKDGK